The Austwickia sp. genome includes a region encoding these proteins:
- a CDS encoding SHOCT domain-containing protein, with amino-acid sequence MRPAPQAAMPAPALPPEPATGSRPATDKEVLLGVLADLHAQGVLTAEEFAAKVRQIVTQG; translated from the coding sequence GTGCGACCGGCGCCGCAGGCAGCGATGCCGGCGCCCGCGCTCCCGCCCGAGCCAGCCACCGGGTCCCGGCCCGCCACCGACAAGGAAGTCCTGCTCGGGGTGCTGGCCGACCTGCACGCTCAGGGCGTGCTGACTGCGGAGGAGTTCGCCGCCAAGGTGCGGCAGATCGTCACCCAGGGCTGA